A window of Natronobacterium texcoconense genomic DNA:
GACAGCCGACCCTCACCGCTCCAGACACGATCGCGTGGATCGCCATCCGACGCCCGGTGCCCGGAACTCGCTTGCCTACTGGACGGACGCGAAGAATCCGTTACTGATCGCGTACAACTACATCCTGGTCTGGCTCGCCAGAATCTCGCCGAGCCTTCGGCTCCGACGGTGGGCGCTGCGACGGATCGGCGTCACCGTCGGGCCGGGCGTCTCCTGGGGACTCGAGGCGACGCCGGACGTCTTCTGGCCGGAACTGATCACCCTGGAGGACCACGCCATCGTCGGCTACGATGCGACCTTGCTCTGTCACGAGTTCCTCCAGGACGAATACCGGACGGGTGAGATCGTCGTCGGCGAGCGAGCGATGATCGGCGCCGGAGCGATCGTTCTGCCGGGCGTCGAGATCGGTGCGGACGCGAGCGTGGCGGCGAACTCGCTCGTTACGCGGGACGTAGAACCGGGGACTACCGTCGCGGGTGTACCCGCACGGCCGATGGGCAGCGGGACCGACGAATCTGACGGCGACGCTACAGGGACGGAAGACGGCGAAAAACCGTAGTCGGCTCGCTTACAGCGACGGCCAGGCTTTGCGTGCGTCGTTCCAGGAGGAGACGCTGGCGATCCAGCGGCCGGCGATGAGCTTTTTCAGCTGTTTGGCCGGGAGACCGCCGAACGTATCGAACAGCGGGAGCGCCTTCACGTCGTGAGCGACGGCCTTGTCGCCGACGGAGACGACGGTTCCCTTGTCGTCGTACTCCCAGGTCTTGAGCGGGCGGTTCTCGATCGCGCGGGCGATGTTCTCGCCGGCGACGTCGGCTGCTTGCCAGGCGGCCTGTGCCGTCGGCGGTGCGGGCTGGTCGCCCTGATCGACGATCGCGGAGTCGCCGACGGCGAAGACGCGCTCGTCGGAGGTCTGGAAGTTCGCCTCGGTCGTGACGCGGTTGTGTTCGTTCTCGAGGTCGACGCCGTCGAGTGCGTCGCGGCCCGTAATGCCGCCGGTCCAGACGAGCACGTCGTGCTCGAGCGGGTCGCCCTCGTCGAACTCGATGTGGTCCTCGGTCGCTTCCGTGATCGGGTCGTCCGTGTGGATTCGGACGCCGGCGTCCTCGAGCAGGTCACGCAGGGCCTGCTGGATTTCGGGATCGTTACCGGGGAAGATCTCATCGAGTGCCTCGACGAGGTGGATCTCGATCGGTGCGCGGTGGTTGTCACGGAACTCCGCGATTTCGCCGGCGGTCTGGATACCCGAGAGACCGGCGCCGCCGATGACGACCTGTGCGGGTTCGCCGCGGGTGGCCTCCTGGCTGGCTTCCGTAACGGCCTCGTGGATCTCGAGGGCGTCGTCCAGACTCTTGAGCGTCAACGAGTGGTCCTCGAGGCCGGGGATACCGTAGTAGGCGGTCTGGGTCCCGAGTGCGACGAGGACGTAGTCGTAGTCGACGTCTTCGCCGTCGTCGAGTTCGACGACCTGTTCGTCGGTATCGAGGCCGGTGACCTCGTCCTGGATGAACCGGGTCGAGGGGTCGGCGATCCGATCGACTGGGATCGTGATGTCGGATCGGACGTCGGGATCACGGATCACGCGGTGTGATTCGTGCAAAACGAGGTGGTAGTCCACGTCCGCGATCCACGTTAGACGAGCGTTGCCACCGAGTTCCGACTGGAGTTTGGAAATCGCGCCTGTACCGGCGTACCCTGCGCCGAGTACGACGACGTTCTCAGTCATACGGAACACTCCGAAATACTACGATACAAAGGTGTTGGAACCGCTGTCGGAATGTTATGCGTTCCCACGACATCGTGAGCGCTCGCTAAACGGTTACAGGATTCGCTTGCCGAACGCACTCGCCGTAAGTTCGGCCGCGAGCATCGCCGTCTCGTTGCGGTCGTCGAGAATCGGGTTCACCTCGACGACGTCCATCGACCGGAGGATGTCGTCGCGTTTGTGGCGTTCGGAAACCGTCTCGAGTGCGGCGTGGGCTTCGCGGTAGGTGACACCGCCACGGACGGGGGTACCGACGCCTGGTGCGGCCTTCGGATCGACCATGTCCAGATCGAGACTGACGTGAATACCGTCGGTGCCGTCGGTCGCGACCTCGAGTGCGTCCTCGACGACGGCCGTCATCCCGCGCTCGTCCACGTCGGACATCGTGAACGCGGTCATCTCGCTGTTTCGGACCAGTTCCCGTTCGCTCTCGTCGATGCTCCGGAGGCCGACGTAGGCGATCGACTCCTCCCGAATGCGGGGCGCGTGGGCCCACTCCATCTCCCCGAACGAGCCGCGACCGAGCACCGCGCCGAGTGGCATCCCGTGGACGTTACCGCTGGGGGAGGTCTCCGGGGTGTTGAGGTCGGCGTGGGCGTCGAACCAGATCGCACCGAGATCTGCCTCGCGTGCCGAGCCGTGCATCGATCCGATCGCGATAGAGTGATCGCCGCCGAGGACCAGCGGGAACTCGCCATCCTCGAGCGTCGCCGCGACCCGGTCGGCGAGCCGTCGGCTCACGTCCTCGATTTCGTCGAGGAACTTCGCGTTCCCGTCGGCCTCGTTTTCGGGGTCGATCTCCTCCGCTCGAGGGATCGGGAGGTCGCCGACGTCGACCGGATCGACGCCCGCCTTCTCGAGTTCCTCGGCGAGTCCGGCGTACCGAATTGCGGACGGGCCCATGTCCACTCCTCGTCGATTCGCACCGAAGTCCATCGGTGCACCAATAATTCGAACGGTCGAAACCATACACCGCCGTTCGCGGCGGACCGATATGGAGGTGGTGATATCTGCCGGATGATCGTGGGTGCGATAGTTTTAGGGTTAGACGACTCTAAACCACGTATATGATGCTGAGCGACGTGATGGAAGACTATCTCAAGGCGATCTATCAGCTCCAGCGGGAGACCGACGACAGGATCAAGACCTCGGAAATCGCCGAAGAGCTAGACGTCACGTCGCCGACCGTCACCAGCATGCTCGACAAACTCGAGGACCGCGGGCTGGTCGACCGCGAGAAGTACCGCGGCGTCACCCTGACCGACGAGGGCGAGACCGTCGCGCTGGAGGTCGTTCGACACCACCGGCTGCTCGAGGCCTACCTCACCGAGCACCTGGACTACGACTGGTCGGAGGTCCACGCGGAGGCAGACCGTCTCGAACACCACATCAGCGAGGACTTCGAGGCCCGCGTCGCCGACGCACTCGGCGATCCGGAGGTCGACCCCCACGGCTCGCCGATCCCCAGCCCGGAGCTCGAGCCGCCCGAGCGACCCGACGGCGAACCTGTCTCCGAGTTTTCCGAGGGAGACACCGTCGTCGTCGAAGAGGTCGCCGACCGCGATCCCGAAATTCTCTCTTATCTCGCCGACCACGGCGTCGAACCCGGCGTCGAACTCGAGATTCTCGAGGTCGCTCCCTTCGGCATGGTGACGGCCCGCTCGAGCGAGGGCGACGATCCCGTCTCCCTTCCCGACCGCGTCGCCCATCACGTCCGCGTCGCTCAGCCCGCCGAACTCGAACGGTAAGGTCCGGTTTGTCCTCGTTTCGTCCGACGCCGATATCCAGGTTTAGATCGACTCTAACGTCCGATCTAGTGAAAAGGACTAAGTTTAGCCACGTCTAATCCAGAGGCAATGAGTATACTATCTCCCTCGTTCGGAGGTGACGGGACTCGATGAGCGATCGATCGCTGTATGATCTCCCACGGTGGGTTCTCGCGATCGGCCCAGTCGTGATCTTGCTCGCCGTCTTCGCAGTGCTCTTTCTGACCTCGCCGTTCGGAAACCTAGATGCGGTCGACGAGGCGAGTACGCTGGAGATCCTCTGGATGCTGACGATCATCGGCTCGATCGCCGGTATCATCCCCGTCGCGATCGGGATGCTCTGGTTCCCGTTCATCCGCGATCTGGACCCGCGGTATCTACATGCGTTCCTCGCGATGGCGGCCGGCGTCCTCGCGTTCATCGCTGTCGAGATGACCGAGGACATGATCTTCGACTACGGCGTCAACGTCGAGAACACGGCCGTCGCCGCAGCAGCAGCCATCGTCGGCATCGGCGGGACGTTCGCCGTGATGTACGCCGCGAGCAAGTGGCGACAGCGGAAGATGGCCGACACGGAGCGAAGTGGCCTTGAGATCGCCTATCTCGTCGCGCTCGCGCTCGGCCTCCACAGCATCGGCGAGGGGCTCGCCATCGGTGTGGCCTACATCGACGAAAATCCGACCTTACTCATGCTGCTCGTGCTGGCGTTCGTGATGCACAACGTCCTTGAGGGGCCGACGGTCGTCGCCGCCGTCGCACGCGACAGGGAGACCCCGATGCTTCGACACTTTGCGGCGATGGGCGTCATCGCCGGTGGTCCGGTCATCCTCGGCGGCTGGATCGGCAGCTTGGCCCACTCCTACCTGCTTGCCGTCCTGTTCTTCGCGATCGCCATCGGCGCGATCTTGCAGGTGCTGATCGAAGTCGCCGAACTCATCCGGTTCGACGCCGAAGCCGTCCTCACGCGCGTCAACGCGGCGACGTTCGCCGGCGGCTTCGTACTTATGTTCCTGCTCGAGGACGTCCTTACCGACGTCCTGCTCGAGGGCTGGCTGATCCCGGTCTGATACCGTCGAATAGACCGATCACCTCGAGTGCGAACTTCTCGGAATCTCCGGGATGAACGGTGAAATCCTATAGAAAACGTCGCCCCGCACCCGCCGGGTTTAAGGAATACAACTACGAACAATTCACTATGTCATCAATCGAACTGACACCGAGTCAGAAGAAGATCCTTCGTGCGCTGACGAACCTCCACAAGGACACGGAGGACGCCATCAAGGGCGAGGACATCGCCGAGCAGGTCGACCGCAACCCGGGGACGATCCGCAACCAGATGCAGAGTCTCAAAGCCCTCCAACTGGTAGAAGGTGTACCCGGACCGAAAGGCGGCTACAAGCCGACCGCTGCCGCGTACGAGGCCCTCGAGATCCAGCAGATGGACGATCCCGCCTCCGTACCGCTCGAACACGAGGGCGAACCCGTCGAGGACGTCATCGTCGAAGAGATCGACCTCTCGAGTGTCCATCATCCCGAACTCTGCCGTGCCGAAGTTCACATGCAGGGAAGTTTCGATGCCATCTCCGAAGACGACGCCGTCACCGTCGGTCCGACGCCACTGTCGAAACTCGTCATCGACGGCCGGGTCGACGGTAAAGACGACACGAACAACATCCTCATCCTCCGAATCGAGGACATGGTCGCACCGGCAGAAGAGCCCGAGCACTGAGACGGATCGCTGTAACGACGTACCGGTGCAACCGGCGGATAGGTCGCGGTTGCGCCGGAAACGACATACAGTAGTCCGTACGAGGTCTCGCTCGACTCGGTTCGATCGCTCGATCGCGTAAAACCCGTTTCGCTCTCCTTCGAAGTCGAATGCCATCTTGCCGTCTCGAGCGTAAGAGTACCAACCGAAACGTTTCACAGCGTTCGTACGTCCGTGGTCCTCCGAACCGCGTCCGTCGTGCAGTCGGGTGTCACCGACTGGCAGTGGGATCTAGTTCGACTCCTCGTCCGTCTCGTCCGCTTCGATCCTGACTGCCGGGATCTCGTCGACGCTGGCGACGGCGTCATCGCCTTCGACCTCCATAACGATCACGCCCATCGTGTTCCGCCCGACGCTGGAAATTTCGTCGACACGAGTGCGGACGATCTGTCCACCTTCACTCATCAGTACCAGTTGATCGTCCGCGTCGACCGCCTTGACCTCGGTGACAGGCCCGTTGCGGTCTCCGGTCTTGATGTCGATCAGTCCCTTCCCGTATCGGGACTGTGTCCGGTACTCCGAGAGCGGCGTCCGCTTGCCGTACCCGTTTCGGGTGACGGTAAGGAGCGCCTGTCCATCGTCCTCGTCGGTGGCGACCATGCCGGCGACGGCGTCGTCGTCTTGTAGTTTGATCCCGTTGACGCCGCGGGCGTTCCGCCCCATCGATCGCACTTCGTCCTCGTCGAACCGGATAGTCATCCCACCCTCGGTCGCGATGACCAGATCCTGGGTGCCGTCGGTGACCTCGACGTCGACGAGTTCGTCGCCCTCCTCGAGGTCGGCCGCGATAATCCCCGTCGAGCGGATGTTGTCGAACTCCTCGCCGGCGGTTCGCTTGACGTAGCCGTGTCGGGTAACCATCGTCACGGACTCGTCGTCGCCGAAGGCGTCGGTGTCGACGATGGCCGTGATATCCTCGCCGTCGTCGAGATCGAGGATGTTGACCGCCGACTTGCCCCGCGCCGTACGGCCCATCTCGGGGATCTCGTAGGTCTTGAGCTGGTAGACTTTCCCCTGATTGGTAAAGCAGAGGAGGTAGTCGTGGGTGTTGGCCTGGAAGACCGTCGAGACGCGGTCGCCTTCCTTGACGTCCGCGCCGATGATCCCCTTGCCGCCGCGACCCTGGGGGTCGAACGCCGAGATCGGCATCCGCTTGACGTAGTCGTCCTCGGTCATGACGACGAAGACCTCCTCCTCGGGGATGAGATCCTCGTGCGTAACCGTCCCCTGGTCCTCGATGATCGAGGTCCGACGGTCGTCGCCGTATTCGTCTTTTACCTCGCGGAGTTCCTCCTTGATGACCTCGAGCAGTTTCTGTTCGCTCTCGAGGATGGCCGTCAGGCGTTCGATCTCGGCCTGGACTTCCTCGTACTCGTCTTCGATCTCGGCGGCCTCTATCGAGGTGAGGCTGCCGAGTTGCATCCGGACGACGTGATCGGCCTGATCCTGCGAGAAGCCGTAGGCGTCCTGCAACGCCTCTTTCGCGTCGTCGCGGGTCTCGCTATCGCGGATCAGTTCGACCACGTCCTCGGCGTTCTCGACGGCCTTCAGGCGGCCCTCGAGGATGTGAGCGCGGTCTTCCGCCTGGGCGAGGTCGTACTCGCTACGTCGGCGAACCACTTCGCGGCGGTGGGCGACGTACTCCTCTAAGGTCTCTTTCAGCGAGAGGACCTGGGGCTGTCCGTCGACCAGCGCGAGGTTGATGACGCCGAACGTTCGCTCTAAGTGGTTCTCGAGCAGTTTGTTCTTGACGACCTCGGTGTTCGCGCCGCGTTTGAGTTCGACGACGATGCGGACGCCGTCCCGGTCGGACTCGTCGCGCAGGTCCGAGATACCCTCGATTTCGCCTTCGTTGACGTCCTCTGCGATGCGCTCGACCATCCGGGCCTTGTTGGCCTGGAACGGAATCTCGGTGATGACGATTCGGTCGCGGTCGTTCTTCCACTCCTCGACCTCGAACTCCGCACGGACGCGGAGACGTCCGCGGCCGGTCTTGTACGCCGAGTAGATGGCGTCGCGACCGACGATGTTCGCACCGGTCGGGAAGTCCGGCCCCTTGACGTATTCCATCAGGTCCTCGACCGTCGCGTCGGGGTTGTCGATGAGTTCGATCGTCGCGTCGATCACCTCGCCGAGGTTGTGCGGCGGGATGTTCGTCGACATCCCGAC
This region includes:
- a CDS encoding acyltransferase, yielding MTADPHRSRHDRVDRHPTPGARNSLAYWTDAKNPLLIAYNYILVWLARISPSLRLRRWALRRIGVTVGPGVSWGLEATPDVFWPELITLEDHAIVGYDATLLCHEFLQDEYRTGEIVVGERAMIGAGAIVLPGVEIGADASVAANSLVTRDVEPGTTVAGVPARPMGSGTDESDGDATGTEDGEKP
- a CDS encoding NAD(P)/FAD-dependent oxidoreductase, whose translation is MTENVVVLGAGYAGTGAISKLQSELGGNARLTWIADVDYHLVLHESHRVIRDPDVRSDITIPVDRIADPSTRFIQDEVTGLDTDEQVVELDDGEDVDYDYVLVALGTQTAYYGIPGLEDHSLTLKSLDDALEIHEAVTEASQEATRGEPAQVVIGGAGLSGIQTAGEIAEFRDNHRAPIEIHLVEALDEIFPGNDPEIQQALRDLLEDAGVRIHTDDPITEATEDHIEFDEGDPLEHDVLVWTGGITGRDALDGVDLENEHNRVTTEANFQTSDERVFAVGDSAIVDQGDQPAPPTAQAAWQAADVAGENIARAIENRPLKTWEYDDKGTVVSVGDKAVAHDVKALPLFDTFGGLPAKQLKKLIAGRWIASVSSWNDARKAWPSL
- the rocF gene encoding arginase, which encodes MVSTVRIIGAPMDFGANRRGVDMGPSAIRYAGLAEELEKAGVDPVDVGDLPIPRAEEIDPENEADGNAKFLDEIEDVSRRLADRVAATLEDGEFPLVLGGDHSIAIGSMHGSAREADLGAIWFDAHADLNTPETSPSGNVHGMPLGAVLGRGSFGEMEWAHAPRIREESIAYVGLRSIDESERELVRNSEMTAFTMSDVDERGMTAVVEDALEVATDGTDGIHVSLDLDMVDPKAAPGVGTPVRGGVTYREAHAALETVSERHKRDDILRSMDVVEVNPILDDRNETAMLAAELTASAFGKRIL
- a CDS encoding metal-dependent transcriptional regulator, whose product is MMLSDVMEDYLKAIYQLQRETDDRIKTSEIAEELDVTSPTVTSMLDKLEDRGLVDREKYRGVTLTDEGETVALEVVRHHRLLEAYLTEHLDYDWSEVHAEADRLEHHISEDFEARVADALGDPEVDPHGSPIPSPELEPPERPDGEPVSEFSEGDTVVVEEVADRDPEILSYLADHGVEPGVELEILEVAPFGMVTARSSEGDDPVSLPDRVAHHVRVAQPAELER
- a CDS encoding ZIP family metal transporter; this encodes MSDRSLYDLPRWVLAIGPVVILLAVFAVLFLTSPFGNLDAVDEASTLEILWMLTIIGSIAGIIPVAIGMLWFPFIRDLDPRYLHAFLAMAAGVLAFIAVEMTEDMIFDYGVNVENTAVAAAAAIVGIGGTFAVMYAASKWRQRKMADTERSGLEIAYLVALALGLHSIGEGLAIGVAYIDENPTLLMLLVLAFVMHNVLEGPTVVAAVARDRETPMLRHFAAMGVIAGGPVILGGWIGSLAHSYLLAVLFFAIAIGAILQVLIEVAELIRFDAEAVLTRVNAATFAGGFVLMFLLEDVLTDVLLEGWLIPV
- a CDS encoding Rrf2 family transcriptional regulator, giving the protein MSSIELTPSQKKILRALTNLHKDTEDAIKGEDIAEQVDRNPGTIRNQMQSLKALQLVEGVPGPKGGYKPTAAAYEALEIQQMDDPASVPLEHEGEPVEDVIVEEIDLSSVHHPELCRAEVHMQGSFDAISEDDAVTVGPTPLSKLVIDGRVDGKDDTNNILILRIEDMVAPAEEPEH
- the gyrA gene encoding DNA gyrase subunit A gives rise to the protein MSSDVPDPTDVEARAVENVRIEDEMEQSYIDYAMSVIAGRALPRVEDGLKPVHRRILYAMHEMGVTSGSSHRKSSSIVGETMGDYHPHGDSAIYDTLVRMAQDFSMRYPLVDGQGNFGSMDGDPAAAQRYTEARMSPISEELLEDIEKDTVDFSSNYDDRLQEPDVLPSAFPNLLVNGSSGIAVGMSTNIPPHNLGEVIDATIELIDNPDATVEDLMEYVKGPDFPTGANIVGRDAIYSAYKTGRGRLRVRAEFEVEEWKNDRDRIVITEIPFQANKARMVERIAEDVNEGEIEGISDLRDESDRDGVRIVVELKRGANTEVVKNKLLENHLERTFGVINLALVDGQPQVLSLKETLEEYVAHRREVVRRRSEYDLAQAEDRAHILEGRLKAVENAEDVVELIRDSETRDDAKEALQDAYGFSQDQADHVVRMQLGSLTSIEAAEIEDEYEEVQAEIERLTAILESEQKLLEVIKEELREVKDEYGDDRRTSIIEDQGTVTHEDLIPEEEVFVVMTEDDYVKRMPISAFDPQGRGGKGIIGADVKEGDRVSTVFQANTHDYLLCFTNQGKVYQLKTYEIPEMGRTARGKSAVNILDLDDGEDITAIVDTDAFGDDESVTMVTRHGYVKRTAGEEFDNIRSTGIIAADLEEGDELVDVEVTDGTQDLVIATEGGMTIRFDEDEVRSMGRNARGVNGIKLQDDDAVAGMVATDEDDGQALLTVTRNGYGKRTPLSEYRTQSRYGKGLIDIKTGDRNGPVTEVKAVDADDQLVLMSEGGQIVRTRVDEISSVGRNTMGVIVMEVEGDDAVASVDEIPAVRIEADETDEESN